Proteins encoded by one window of candidate division KSB1 bacterium:
- the cas1c gene encoding type I-C CRISPR-associated endonuclease Cas1c, with protein sequence MKPLLNTLYVTQPESLLLKEGETVLVRKGEEKLIQVPIHTLGQIICFGITIYVSPPLMALCSERGVSITWLTESGRFLARVEGRIKGNVLLRRTQHRWADSAERALAVARNIVAAKINNSRINLLRRLRGGGSDALLQEQIDHLAALLPRVAACSDLEVLRGLEGEAANGYFSVFDRLIVQQKDAFIFAGRNRRPPLDPVNALLSFVYTLLALDIQSALETVGLDPFIGFLHADRPGRPGLALDLMEEFRAPLADRLVLNLINLKQVDARDFRREGVEVRMTDDCRKRVITAYQNRKKEMIVHPFLEERMEIGVLFHAQAQLLARHIRGDLDYYPAILWR encoded by the coding sequence GTGAAACCTCTGCTCAACACGCTCTATGTCACCCAACCGGAAAGCCTGCTGCTCAAAGAAGGCGAAACCGTACTGGTGCGTAAAGGCGAAGAAAAACTCATCCAAGTGCCTATCCATACACTCGGTCAAATCATCTGCTTCGGCATCACCATCTACGTGTCGCCGCCGCTTATGGCCTTATGCAGTGAGCGCGGCGTTTCAATAACCTGGCTGACTGAAAGCGGACGGTTTCTGGCCAGGGTGGAAGGCCGCATCAAAGGCAATGTTCTGCTGAGGCGCACGCAGCATCGCTGGGCTGATTCCGCCGAACGGGCCTTGGCCGTGGCGCGCAACATCGTCGCCGCCAAGATCAACAACAGTCGCATCAATCTGCTGCGCCGGCTGCGCGGCGGGGGAAGCGACGCGCTTCTTCAAGAGCAGATCGATCATTTGGCGGCGCTGCTGCCGCGCGTCGCCGCCTGCAGCGATCTTGAGGTCCTTCGCGGCCTGGAAGGCGAGGCCGCCAACGGCTATTTCAGCGTCTTTGACCGGCTCATTGTTCAGCAGAAGGATGCCTTTATCTTTGCCGGGCGCAATCGGCGGCCGCCGCTCGATCCGGTCAACGCCCTGCTGTCGTTTGTCTACACGTTGCTCGCACTCGACATCCAGTCAGCCTTGGAGACGGTGGGACTCGATCCGTTCATCGGCTTTCTGCACGCCGACCGGCCCGGGCGTCCGGGACTGGCGCTCGACCTGATGGAGGAATTCCGTGCGCCGTTGGCCGATCGGTTGGTCCTGAATTTGATCAATTTAAAGCAGGTGGATGCACGAGACTTCCGTCGCGAAGGGGTGGAGGTGCGCATGACGGACGACTGCCGCAAACGGGTGATCACGGCCTATCAAAACCGCAAGAAAGAGATGATTGTCCATCCGTTTCTGGAGGAAAGAATGGAGATCGGCGTGCTGTTTCATGCGCAGGCGCAGCTGTTGGCGCGGCACATCCGCGGCGATCTGGACTACTATCCCGCCATTTTATGGCGTTGA
- a CDS encoding four helix bundle suffix domain-containing protein: MSDSSKTKAPNAITPHGGYRNLKSYQMAEIVYDATVVFCNRLIDKRSRTHDQMVQAARSGKQNIAEGSMASGTSKKMELKLIGVARASLEELLVDYQDYLRQHNLSLWPKDHPQARMIRRLCYKDDRSYMTYKSFLEHSSPEVAANTVICLIHQTNYLLDQQLRALEQQFLKEGGFTERLYRARSQMRSRNNYND, from the coding sequence ATGTCGGATAGCAGCAAAACAAAGGCTCCAAATGCTATTACGCCTCATGGAGGTTACAGAAACCTAAAATCATACCAAATGGCGGAAATTGTCTACGATGCAACCGTCGTTTTCTGTAATCGATTAATTGATAAAAGGTCTCGTACCCATGACCAAATGGTTCAAGCTGCTCGTAGCGGAAAGCAAAATATTGCCGAAGGCAGCATGGCTTCGGGAACCTCTAAAAAAATGGAGCTAAAATTAATCGGTGTGGCTAGGGCTAGTCTTGAAGAGTTATTAGTTGATTATCAGGATTATCTCAGGCAACACAATTTGTCTTTGTGGCCTAAAGATCATCCCCAAGCGCGGATGATTAGAAGGTTATGTTATAAAGATGATAGGTCTTATATGACCTATAAAAGTTTTTTAGAGCATTCTTCTCCTGAAGTTGCGGCCAATACAGTCATATGCCTTATTCACCAAACCAATTACCTTTTAGATCAGCAATTACGTGCATTAGAGCAGCAGTTTCTTAAAGAAGGCGGTTTTACGGAAAGATTATATAGAGCGAGGTCTCAAATGAGGAGTAGGAATAATTACAATGACTGA
- the cas2 gene encoding CRISPR-associated endonuclease Cas2, with translation MMVLVCYDVETAEEGQRRLNRIAKACKNYGQRVQNSVFECKVAPDQWAKLKDQLLRLYKPEVDSLRFYYLGSNWQHRVEHFGAKKTYDPEGPLVI, from the coding sequence ATGATGGTTTTGGTATGCTACGACGTGGAGACGGCGGAAGAGGGACAGCGGCGGCTGAACCGCATCGCCAAGGCGTGCAAAAACTACGGGCAACGGGTGCAGAACAGCGTATTCGAGTGCAAAGTGGCGCCCGACCAATGGGCAAAATTGAAAGACCAGTTGTTGCGGCTGTATAAACCCGAAGTCGACAGCCTGCGGTTTTACTATTTGGGGTCGAATTGGCAGCATCGGGTGGAACATTTCGGCGCCAAAAAGACCTATGATCCGGAAGGGCCGCTGGTGATCTGA
- the cas5c gene encoding type I-C CRISPR-associated protein Cas5c, whose translation MQYRNIVMFKVWGRYALFTDPLTRIGGEKYSYPVPTYEALKGILSSVYWKPTIVWAIDKVRVMKPIRTQPRGAKPIKYSSSGNDLSIYTYLADVEYQVQAHFEWNENRPDLAHDRNENKHFYVARRMIERGGRRDVFLGTRECQGYVEPCEFGEGKGFYDNYGEMAFGLMFHGFDYPDENKPGEFWARFWRAKMIDGVILFPRPDDLKEIIRKFVRPMRANPPATVGLAEEGLLEGYAEGGV comes from the coding sequence ATGCAATATCGGAACATCGTAATGTTCAAAGTGTGGGGCAGATACGCTTTGTTCACCGACCCGCTGACCCGCATCGGCGGCGAAAAGTACTCTTATCCGGTTCCTACCTACGAAGCGTTGAAGGGAATCCTGAGTTCGGTGTATTGGAAGCCGACCATCGTGTGGGCCATAGACAAAGTGCGGGTGATGAAGCCCATCCGCACACAGCCGCGCGGCGCCAAGCCCATCAAATACAGTTCAAGTGGAAACGACCTTTCGATTTACACCTATCTCGCCGATGTCGAGTATCAGGTGCAGGCGCATTTTGAGTGGAACGAGAACCGCCCCGACCTTGCACATGACCGCAATGAAAACAAGCATTTTTACGTTGCGCGGCGGATGATTGAGCGCGGCGGCAGGCGGGACGTGTTTCTCGGCACGCGCGAGTGTCAGGGATACGTCGAACCGTGCGAGTTTGGCGAAGGCAAGGGCTTCTACGACAATTACGGCGAAATGGCTTTTGGGCTAATGTTCCACGGCTTCGATTATCCCGACGAAAACAAGCCCGGCGAGTTCTGGGCGAGGTTCTGGCGGGCAAAGATGATTGACGGCGTCATCCTGTTCCCCAGGCCTGACGACCTCAAAGAAATCATCCGCAAGTTCGTGCGCCCGATGAGAGCCAACCCGCCTGCTACTGTTGGGCTGGCGGAAGAAGGCTTGCTCGAAGGCTACGCGGAAGGAGGGGTGTGA
- the cas4 gene encoding CRISPR-associated protein Cas4, which produces MTDDDYLPISAMQHFAFCPRQAALIYIERQWEDNLLTMEGRLEHQRVDAGYKEVRRGRRQIGAVAVRCDRLRLQGVIDVLELELIDDRGPDNLDILGLRGLWQIAPVEFKHGEPKEIDCDRVQLCAQAMALEDMFGVPIESASLFYWRIRRREDVTLDEELRLKTEETAAALHRLFSSGKTPPPVYSKRCRSCSLVDLCLPKRLSGGSRYEKTLFTLLEPEP; this is translated from the coding sequence ATGACTGACGACGACTACCTCCCCATATCGGCGATGCAGCACTTTGCCTTTTGTCCCCGACAGGCGGCGCTGATCTACATCGAACGCCAATGGGAGGACAACCTGCTGACCATGGAAGGCAGGCTGGAGCATCAACGGGTGGATGCCGGCTACAAGGAAGTGCGGCGCGGCCGTCGGCAGATCGGCGCCGTCGCCGTGCGCTGCGACCGGCTGCGGCTTCAGGGCGTCATCGATGTGCTCGAACTGGAGCTGATCGACGACCGCGGGCCGGACAATCTCGACATCCTAGGCCTGCGCGGCCTCTGGCAGATCGCGCCTGTCGAGTTCAAACACGGAGAACCCAAGGAGATCGACTGCGATCGGGTGCAGCTCTGCGCTCAGGCCATGGCACTGGAGGACATGTTCGGCGTACCGATCGAATCCGCATCGCTGTTTTATTGGCGCATTCGTCGGCGCGAAGATGTAACGCTGGATGAAGAACTGCGCCTCAAGACCGAAGAGACCGCGGCGGCGCTGCACCGGCTCTTTTCGTCCGGCAAAACGCCGCCGCCGGTCTATTCCAAACGCTGCCGCTCCTGCTCGCTCGTCGATCTCTGTTTGCCGAAACGACTATCGGGCGGCAGCCGCTACGAAAAAACCTTGTTTACGCTTCTGGAGCCGGAACCGTGA
- a CDS encoding type I-C CRISPR-associated protein Cas8c/Csd1, with amino-acid sequence LCGRLRAIADVLEERALKKAKEKRATNAMRYMQQFSQRPYQTWKQLHEALTPYMIRLGGAYFYKNLIAQVISLNPEALEGNKPLTGEYLLGYYCQRQKLHEKPDESVTEDNDNPNSNE; translated from the coding sequence CTGTGTGGGAGATTGCGCGCCATTGCAGATGTTCTTGAAGAAAGAGCGCTGAAAAAAGCCAAAGAAAAACGGGCAACGAATGCGATGCGTTACATGCAGCAATTCTCTCAACGCCCATACCAGACATGGAAACAACTTCACGAAGCTCTTACGCCCTACATGATACGACTGGGCGGAGCATATTTCTATAAAAACCTGATTGCACAAGTTATCAGTCTTAATCCTGAAGCCCTTGAAGGAAACAAACCGCTGACAGGGGAATACCTGCTCGGTTACTATTGCCAGCGTCAAAAACTGCACGAGAAGCCGGACGAATCCGTAACCGAAGACAACGACAATCCCAACTCAAACGAATAA
- a CDS encoding MATE family efflux transporter has product MKNSSLTEGSILKSLWALSVPIVFANLLQTAYQLTDTFWVGRLGGAAVAAVSVSFPIIFLLVSLGGGLTIAGTILVAQFKGRNHQTAMDHITSQTFLLVFVVSLLLSVLGILLSPLLLRLMGTETVIFEQALVYLKISFAGLLFSFVFMAFQSLLRGIGDVKTPAIIVLGTVLLNVLIDPLFIFGWGPVPPMGVKGAAIATLITQAAAAVIGLHILIGGSYGIRLALRDLVPDLPLIGKVFELGFPASIEHSARALGTMAITFLVAGFGTQALAAYGIGSRVLSFVIIPSIGLSMATSTLVGQNFGAGQIQRAERIAVLSAWAGFVPLTVIGVLFFAFAEGIAAVFIPREPETIRASAVMIRYLSVSFGLIGAQMALNGAFRGSGNTLITMMLSILTLWVLQLPTAWVLSRYTAMGVNGLWASFPAANIVTAFVSISWFRTGRWKRRRLTEEIKVKETVLEEVLAEKGLS; this is encoded by the coding sequence ATGAAAAATAGCAGTCTTACAGAAGGCTCCATCCTCAAATCCCTTTGGGCGTTGTCGGTGCCCATCGTGTTTGCCAACCTGCTGCAGACGGCCTATCAATTGACCGACACGTTTTGGGTCGGACGGCTGGGCGGGGCGGCTGTGGCCGCGGTTTCGGTCAGCTTTCCCATCATTTTCCTCCTGGTGTCGCTCGGCGGCGGATTGACCATTGCCGGCACCATTCTGGTCGCCCAATTCAAAGGCCGAAATCATCAGACGGCCATGGACCACATCACGTCGCAGACCTTCCTTTTGGTTTTCGTCGTTTCCCTCCTCTTATCCGTGCTCGGCATTCTTCTTTCACCCCTGCTGCTGCGGCTGATGGGCACGGAAACGGTCATTTTTGAGCAGGCGCTCGTCTATTTGAAAATCTCTTTTGCGGGCCTGCTTTTTTCATTCGTCTTTATGGCCTTTCAATCGCTTCTTCGCGGCATCGGCGACGTCAAAACGCCCGCGATCATCGTCCTTGGGACGGTCTTGCTCAATGTCCTTATCGACCCCTTGTTCATTTTCGGCTGGGGACCGGTACCCCCGATGGGTGTAAAAGGCGCAGCGATCGCCACGCTCATTACTCAGGCGGCAGCTGCCGTGATAGGCCTGCACATACTCATCGGTGGAAGCTACGGCATTCGGCTTGCTCTTCGCGATCTGGTGCCCGATCTGCCCTTGATCGGCAAAGTTTTCGAACTCGGCTTTCCGGCATCGATAGAGCACTCGGCGCGCGCGCTGGGCACCATGGCCATTACCTTTTTAGTTGCCGGTTTCGGCACGCAGGCGCTGGCCGCCTACGGAATCGGCAGTCGGGTGCTTAGCTTCGTTATTATTCCTTCCATCGGTCTGTCGATGGCCACTTCGACGCTGGTCGGACAAAACTTTGGTGCGGGACAAATTCAGCGTGCGGAACGCATCGCTGTGCTCAGCGCGTGGGCGGGATTCGTGCCGTTAACCGTTATCGGGGTTCTATTCTTTGCCTTTGCCGAAGGCATCGCTGCCGTATTCATCCCCCGAGAGCCGGAAACCATCCGCGCGAGCGCAGTGATGATCCGCTACTTGTCCGTTTCCTTCGGCCTCATCGGCGCGCAGATGGCGCTCAACGGCGCCTTTCGTGGCTCCGGTAACACGCTTATTACCATGATGCTCTCTATCTTGACGTTGTGGGTTCTGCAGCTGCCTACGGCCTGGGTTTTGTCGCGTTATACGGCGATGGGGGTGAATGGATTGTGGGCATCGTTTCCGGCCGCCAACATCGTCACGGCATTCGTTTCCATCAGTTGGTTCCGCACCGGCCGCTGGAAACGGAGACGACTGACCGAAGAAATCAAGGTCAAAGAAACGGTTCTCGAAGAGGTTCTCGCCGAAAAAGGGCTGAGCTGA
- a CDS encoding CRISPR-associated helicase/endonuclease Cas3 — translation IHQNAAPDLILRQSFQTANKEFHVIDSYMRGIIVPYKAGEQVITRLCRDFGLQKNLIKEAQRYSVNLFEAQFMQLRKKGALHQVQEGVEIYYLESSYYSDEFGWSEERISDLKMLLV, via the coding sequence ATTCATCAAAATGCTGCGCCGGATCTGATATTACGGCAATCGTTTCAAACGGCTAATAAAGAATTTCATGTGATCGATTCCTACATGCGAGGAATCATCGTGCCCTATAAAGCCGGTGAACAAGTTATTACAAGGTTATGCCGCGACTTTGGATTGCAAAAAAACTTGATCAAAGAGGCGCAACGTTATTCAGTGAACCTCTTCGAAGCTCAATTCATGCAGCTGCGGAAAAAGGGAGCGCTTCATCAAGTGCAGGAGGGAGTAGAGATTTACTATCTGGAAAGCTCTTATTATAGCGATGAATTCGGTTGGAGCGAAGAAAGAATAAGCGACCTGAAAATGCTTCTTGTATAG
- the cas7c gene encoding type I-C CRISPR-associated protein Cas7/Csd2, translated as MTTLSKKIDFAVILTVKHANPNGDPLNGNRPRVTYEGFGEISDVAIKRKIRNRLQEMGHKIFVQSDDNRVDDYKSLRERAEGTLKDVDMSDKKKFQEAACKSWLDVRAFGQVFAFKAKKGKKSEGEEDSDGVSIPVRGPVSIHPAFSVAPVLDRSSSIQITKSVSSEPGEKRGSDTMGMKHRVDHGVYVFYGSMNPQLASKTGFSDEDAQAIKEALRTLFVNDESSARPAGSMTVYKVYWWEHDSRNGKYSSAKVHCSLKVKVKDGIDEPNDISDYDIKLDELEGLKCEEINGI; from the coding sequence ATGACTACCTTATCGAAAAAAATTGATTTTGCCGTCATTCTCACCGTGAAGCACGCCAATCCCAACGGCGACCCCCTCAACGGCAACCGCCCGCGCGTGACCTATGAAGGCTTTGGCGAAATTTCGGATGTCGCCATCAAGCGCAAGATTCGCAACCGTTTGCAGGAGATGGGGCACAAGATTTTCGTCCAGTCCGATGACAACCGCGTGGATGACTACAAAAGTCTGCGTGAACGGGCGGAAGGGACGCTCAAAGACGTGGATATGAGCGATAAAAAGAAGTTTCAGGAAGCCGCCTGCAAAAGCTGGCTGGACGTGCGCGCATTTGGTCAGGTGTTCGCTTTCAAAGCAAAGAAAGGCAAGAAGAGTGAGGGCGAAGAGGACAGCGATGGTGTGTCCATTCCCGTGCGCGGTCCCGTTTCAATTCATCCAGCTTTCTCAGTCGCTCCAGTCCTTGACCGTTCTTCAAGCATTCAAATCACCAAAAGCGTCAGCAGCGAACCAGGTGAAAAGCGCGGCTCCGACACCATGGGCATGAAGCACCGCGTGGACCACGGCGTGTACGTCTTTTACGGCAGCATGAATCCGCAACTGGCGAGCAAAACGGGCTTTTCGGATGAAGATGCGCAAGCCATCAAGGAAGCACTGCGAACTCTGTTCGTCAATGACGAATCCTCTGCACGCCCAGCGGGAAGCATGACAGTTTACAAGGTCTACTGGTGGGAACACGATTCCCGAAATGGCAAATATTCTTCTGCTAAAGTGCATTGCTCGCTGAAAGTCAAGGTCAAGGACGGAATAGATGAACCGAATGATATTAGCGACTACGACATCAAACTGGATGAGCTGGAAGGATTGAAATGCGAGGAAATTAACGGCATATAA
- the cas8c gene encoding type I-C CRISPR-associated protein Cas8c/Csd1, with protein sequence MNWIQSLYETYENCRNMIGVVEDEEGKEQVPLLPICHTTQKAQIEITLDANGNFRRARVIDKSGARTIIPCTEKSAGRTSGEAAHPLCDKLQYLAADYKKYGGEKDHYFESYLELLCDWVKSGAPAKVRAIYEYVQKGNVIGDLVANRVLFANEQGKLYNQRPFEKKKNAETDIFDLLPGRINQQTGKLESWQADAFVRWRVEGEGGIAEVWNDPEVIQSWVDYYSSQKQTKSLCYVTGKESFTADQHPAKIRNDADKAKLIASGKSVDQKGKITIDDGCGFTFLGRFTYPDQAATVGFETTQKAHAALRWLMNRQGYVLMEKEGKGLPKPGLAVVAWATSGAKVPQPTQDAYEMLYSELPAERDHLADTAQEVGISLKKKIAGYRAEIGEREDVVVMAVDSATPGRLSIVYYRALKGSEFLKRIESWHETCAWRHTYHTVEERDENGKKKTRSIPFVGAPAPADIAEAAYANNRDGKFVMDDKLKKATIKRLLPCIVDGQPIPRDLVESAVKRASNRAGLEDWQWEKTLSIACSLFRKHKERKEKYEMALDETRTTR encoded by the coding sequence ATGAACTGGATTCAAAGCCTGTATGAGACGTATGAGAATTGCCGGAACATGATTGGCGTTGTCGAAGACGAAGAAGGTAAAGAGCAAGTGCCGCTTCTGCCAATCTGCCACACCACGCAAAAGGCGCAGATTGAAATCACCCTTGATGCAAATGGGAATTTCCGACGTGCCCGCGTGATAGATAAAAGTGGGGCGCGCACCATCATCCCCTGTACTGAAAAATCAGCAGGTCGCACGAGCGGCGAAGCAGCACATCCTTTATGCGACAAGTTGCAGTACCTTGCGGCAGATTACAAAAAGTACGGGGGCGAAAAAGACCACTACTTCGAGTCTTATCTGGAACTCCTGTGCGATTGGGTCAAAAGCGGCGCACCTGCCAAAGTCCGCGCTATTTACGAATATGTCCAAAAAGGCAATGTCATCGGCGATTTGGTAGCCAACCGTGTTCTGTTTGCAAATGAACAAGGAAAACTTTATAACCAACGCCCCTTCGAGAAGAAAAAAAATGCTGAAACCGATATATTCGATTTGCTGCCTGGGCGAATAAACCAGCAGACTGGCAAACTCGAAAGTTGGCAAGCAGATGCGTTTGTGCGCTGGCGGGTTGAGGGTGAAGGCGGAATTGCAGAAGTGTGGAATGACCCTGAAGTAATTCAGTCTTGGGTTGACTACTACTCATCACAAAAGCAAACCAAATCCTTGTGCTATGTGACAGGCAAAGAAAGTTTTACGGCTGACCAGCACCCTGCCAAAATCAGGAATGACGCCGATAAAGCAAAACTTATTGCGTCAGGCAAATCCGTTGACCAGAAAGGTAAAATCACAATTGATGATGGTTGCGGCTTTACCTTTCTTGGACGATTTACCTATCCTGACCAGGCTGCAACTGTCGGTTTTGAGACAACACAAAAAGCGCATGCGGCTCTTCGATGGCTTATGAATCGCCAGGGTTATGTGCTAATGGAAAAGGAAGGCAAAGGTCTGCCTAAGCCAGGATTGGCCGTTGTCGCATGGGCAACTTCAGGTGCAAAAGTGCCGCAACCCACACAAGATGCCTACGAAATGCTTTACAGCGAATTGCCTGCTGAAAGAGACCATCTTGCCGACACTGCTCAGGAAGTTGGCATCAGCCTGAAAAAGAAAATAGCAGGCTATCGCGCCGAAATCGGCGAGCGCGAAGATGTGGTCGTGATGGCAGTGGACTCAGCCACGCCAGGTAGGCTCTCCATCGTCTATTACCGCGCCTTGAAAGGTTCCGAGTTTCTGAAGCGAATCGAGAGCTGGCATGAAACCTGTGCCTGGCGGCATACCTACCATACTGTCGAAGAGAGGGATGAAAATGGAAAGAAAAAAACACGCTCTATCCCCTTTGTCGGTGCGCCCGCTCCTGCCGATATTGCCGAAGCCGCTTATGCAAACAACCGCGATGGCAAGTTTGTAATGGATGACAAACTCAAAAAAGCCACCATCAAGCGCCTGTTGCCCTGTATTGTGGATGGTCAGCCCATCCCGCGCGATTTGGTGGAATCGGCGGTCAAGCGAGCGTCCAACCGGGCTGGACTGGAAGATTGGCAATGGGAGAAAACTTTGAGCATTGCCTGTTCATTGTTCCGAAAGCACAAAGAAAGAAAGGAGAAATACGAAATGGCACTCGATGAAACTCGAACCACAAGGG
- the cas3 gene encoding CRISPR-associated helicase Cas3' has product MGKYLLIAHIKEDGREQSLQRHLAETALFAEQLADKIGLREIGRLLGLVHDFGKAAKDFQQYLRTQAGKLDPDEDGHSPARRGEIDHSTAGAQLIYEKFKNRGHEGKILAQFLALVIASHHSGLIDCLKPDGYNEFERRINKNKNLTHLIEAREKLVDIEQQLDAIIKQPIEKRFVAKLKQMQEPNDSDQTLPFKHGLLARFLLSCLLEADRLNTVDFEHPENQEARNYGKYVPWNVLIERLETNYAEYARNTSKLPFGRTKEINEIRGQVAQACLEAAKKAKGIFRLTVPTGGGKTEASLRFALHHAKKHGMERVFYIVPYITIIDQNADKVRDILETADERGQVVLEHHSNFIPPDDTAKRYNLLAENWDAPIVFTTQVQFLDSLFGFGTRDARRMHQLANSVIIFDEVQTIPIRITHMFTTALRFLTHDCGASVVLCTATQPPFDNTGNPYRELNIPKENHIIKNEAELFQRLKRVQVHDARKPGGLTNAEIVDLAAKALHEKGSVLIVVNTRPSALALYQEIKGRQLDAAVFHLSTNMCPAHRMDKLTEIKMKLDNEEPVICVSTQLIEAGVDIDFGAVIRTMAGLDSIAQSAGRCNRNGERKDGGSVWVVNPQEENIDRLVEIKISREHARRVLDDFKNAPHKFENDRIGLACVSAYYNYYYQAEKDKMDYPVEANSSVRRQDNLFNLLSLN; this is encoded by the coding sequence ATGGGAAAGTATTTATTAATTGCGCATATCAAAGAAGACGGGCGTGAACAATCGCTTCAACGACATCTCGCTGAAACCGCTCTTTTTGCTGAACAACTTGCAGATAAAATTGGATTAAGAGAGATCGGGCGGCTTTTGGGATTGGTTCACGACTTTGGCAAAGCCGCCAAAGATTTTCAACAATACTTGCGGACACAAGCAGGAAAACTTGATCCTGATGAAGACGGCCATTCCCCTGCAAGGCGGGGTGAAATAGACCATTCTACTGCAGGGGCGCAATTAATTTATGAGAAATTTAAAAACAGAGGTCATGAGGGCAAAATTTTGGCGCAGTTTTTGGCCCTGGTGATTGCTTCGCATCATTCTGGGTTGATAGACTGCTTGAAACCTGACGGCTATAATGAATTCGAACGTCGGATTAACAAAAACAAAAATCTAACGCATCTCATTGAAGCACGGGAAAAACTTGTCGATATTGAACAGCAATTGGATGCAATTATTAAACAGCCTATTGAGAAAAGGTTCGTGGCAAAACTTAAACAAATGCAGGAACCGAATGATTCAGACCAAACCCTGCCGTTCAAACATGGCTTGCTGGCGCGTTTCCTGCTTAGTTGCCTGCTGGAGGCCGACCGCTTAAATACTGTCGATTTCGAGCATCCTGAAAACCAAGAGGCGCGGAATTACGGCAAGTACGTCCCCTGGAATGTGCTTATTGAAAGACTGGAAACAAACTATGCAGAATATGCTCGAAATACATCCAAACTACCGTTTGGACGTACCAAAGAGATCAATGAAATTCGAGGACAAGTGGCGCAAGCCTGCCTTGAAGCAGCGAAAAAGGCCAAAGGCATATTCCGATTGACCGTCCCGACGGGTGGCGGAAAGACGGAGGCGAGTTTGCGCTTTGCCCTGCATCACGCAAAGAAGCACGGCATGGAACGGGTCTTCTACATCGTTCCCTATATCACCATCATTGACCAGAACGCCGATAAAGTGCGGGATATTCTGGAAACAGCAGACGAACGCGGCCAAGTCGTTCTCGAACATCACTCCAATTTTATTCCTCCAGACGATACCGCCAAGCGTTACAACCTGCTGGCGGAAAATTGGGATGCGCCGATTGTATTCACCACCCAGGTTCAGTTTTTAGATTCATTGTTTGGCTTCGGCACGCGCGACGCCCGCCGAATGCACCAATTGGCGAACTCGGTCATCATCTTCGATGAAGTGCAGACCATTCCCATCCGAATTACGCATATGTTCACTACCGCCTTGCGCTTCCTGACCCATGACTGCGGCGCAAGTGTGGTGCTTTGCACCGCCACCCAGCCGCCTTTCGACAACACAGGCAACCCGTATCGCGAGTTGAACATTCCAAAAGAAAACCACATCATCAAAAACGAGGCTGAACTGTTCCAGCGGTTGAAGCGAGTCCAGGTCCATGATGCGCGCAAGCCGGGAGGTCTGACAAATGCAGAAATTGTCGACCTTGCGGCAAAAGCCTTGCATGAAAAAGGCAGCGTGCTGATTGTGGTCAATACCAGGCCTTCCGCATTGGCGTTATATCAGGAAATTAAGGGACGTCAATTGGATGCAGCAGTCTTTCATTTGAGTACGAACATGTGTCCCGCACATCGTATGGATAAATTAACTGAAATCAAGATGAAATTGGATAATGAAGAACCTGTGATTTGCGTCAGCACGCAACTCATCGAGGCGGGCGTGGATATCGATTTTGGCGCAGTCATCCGCACCATGGCGGGTCTGGATTCCATTGCGCAATCAGCAGGGCGATGCAACCGTAACGGCGAGCGTAAGGATGGGGGTAGCGTGTGGGTGGTCAATCCGCAGGAAGAAAATATCGACCGTTTAGTTGAAATCAAAATCAGTCGAGAACATGCCCGGAGGGTTCTCGATGACTTTAAAAATGCGCCGCATAAATTTGAGAACGATCGAATTGGATTAGCTTGCGTTTCCGCATATTACAATTACTATTATCAGGCAGAAAAAGATAAAATGGATTATCCTGTTGAAGCGAATTCATCTGTCAGGCGTCAAGATAATTTATTCAACCTGCTTTCGCTGAAC